GCTCGTCCCGGCGGCCGGACGCGCCCGCCCCGCTGCGCTCTTGGGCAGCGGCCGCGGGGGAGGCCGGCATGGCGGAGAgcccggggcggcccggcgccccgccgccggagGGGAGCGACCTCCCGCGGGAAGCAGGCGAtgaggaagcggcggcggcggcaggggagCCGCAGCCCGGGGTGTCACTCGAGGGGGCGGCGGAGGCCCTGGACGGGCACCCCCCCGGCGAAGCGCCGCGGCTgagcgcggaggcggcggcggtgccccCCGGGGACAGCGACGGGACGGGGAGCGGCTTCTCCGGGGGGGCGGCGGAGACCTTGGGCGGGCCGGGCACGGGGCAGCAGGCTCCGGCGGGGGCTGAGCAGCGAGACCCCGCCGGGGGTGATCCGGCGGGCGAGGAGCTGCCGGGAGGGGAGCCGGCTGCGGGTGTAGACGCTCCCGAGGGCTCCGCGCCGGCGAGGGCAGACCCCGAGGAGGCGGCCGAGGCCCCGGCGGGGATGGAGCCCGAAGAGGTGCAGGCAGCCCCGTCGGGGAGAGACCCCGAGGAGGCCCCGTCGGGGGCAGACCCCAAGGAAGCGGTGAGGGAGGAAGCCCCGTCGGGGACAGACCTCGAAGAGGCGGAGGCGACAGCCCCGGCGGGGACAGACCCCGAAGAGGCGCTAAGGCAGGCAGTCCCGGAGGGGACAGACCCCGAGGACGCTGCGGCGACAGCTGCGGCGGGGACAGACCCCGAGGATGCGGTGCAGGAGGCAGCCCCGGTGGGGACAGACCCCGAAGAGGCGCTAAGGCAGGCAGTCCCGGCGGGGACAGACCCCGAGGAGGCTGCGGCGACAGCCCCGGCGGGGGCAGACCCCGAGGATGCGGTGCGGGAGGCAGCGccggcgggggcagcccccgaGGATGCGGTGCgggaggcggccccggcggggacaGACCCCGAGGATGCGGTGCGGAAGGCAGCGccggcgggggcagcccccgaGGATGCGGTGCgggaggcggccccggcggggacaGACCCCGAGGATGCGGTGCgggaggcggccccggcggggacaGACCCCGAGGATGCGGTGCgggaggcggccccggcggggacaAACCCCGAGGATGCGGTGCgggaggcggccccggcggggacaGACCCCGAGGATGCGGTGCgggaggcggccccggcgggAACCGACCCCGAGGATGCGGTGCgggaggcggccccggcgggAACCGACCCCGAGGATGCGGTGAgggaggcggccccggcggggacaGTCCCCGAggaggcggcggccccggcggggagcgAGGTGGCTCCGGAGAGCCGCGGGGAAGCGGAGACGGCGGAGCCGGCCGGCGGAGAGGCCGACGGCGGACGCCGGTCGCCGGGCGGCCCCGACGGCGAGGACGGAGCGGAGATGCCGGGGGTGGAGCGGGGAGCCGGTGCCCCGCCGGTTGCAGGAGCGGGGAGCGCGGCCCCGGGGTCAGCCGaaggcggcgcggcggcggggcagcgcggcgggtcCGCGGACCCCGAGGGCGGCGAGTGGGACGAGGCAGGTCGGAGCCTGAATggcgtgcggggccgggcggaggACGAGGAGGACGAGACGGGCTCGCCGGCCGccctggaggaggaagaggaggatgaggagaagcAGGAACACGACATCTCCCTCTTCGTTAAGGTAGGGTGTGAGGGGCTGCTGGGGAAACCGGGGTTTGCGACCCTCCCCTCCTCCAGGAGCCCCGGGCAGCTCCTGTGATGAGTGGCATTTAAATCTGGCAGGCAAAAGTCCAGTGTGGCTGAGGTGATTTGGTTATTAATGCCCAAAATAAACCTGCCTCTGGCTCCTCATTCCTTctgtgggcagcaggcaggacaggACAGGGCTTTCCGCATGGTGGCTGAAGGCCAGCGCTGCTCGTCCCCTCAGCCCTGGGAGCTGGTGGTAACACTCAACCCAGAACCCAGGGAAGCACAGACCTGACCTCAAGGTGGTTTCCCCTATAGTTTTCCCTCATGGGCTCTGTGCTGCTGTTACTTGAGCTTTCTCTAGGTTTAAATGCAAAGGGTGTGCAGGGATCTCGGCTTCAGTGGACTCAGGAGCTCTCCCGTGCCCTTCTCACCGTGGGGCTGGGACCCAGCAGCGTCTGTTTGGAGTCGCTAGCTGCGACTTGTGACATAAAGAGTTCTCAAGGGATTTTAAGATCTTCAGAATACAGCAAGAAGAGCACACAGCATATCATGAGGGCTGAGGTGGAAGAAACTGGAAAATATCATTTAAAAGGTGATACTGGGATTTTCCAACATGAACTGTAGTCAACATTTAGATAATTGCCCCAAAGTTTGGCAAGGCTGGATTCAGAGAGTCAGTAAACTGCCCAGCAGTGTAGCATCCCTTGTAATTGTCCAGTTTGTGCATGTTTGGGCAGGAAAGATTTAAGTTAGAGGGAAAtggacaaaaaagagaaaaattgtaaTGGTCTTAAAGCTGATTTCTGGTATTTTATAGTATAGAGCTTTAGAGTTTCTTCCTAGCCTGTGCCTGGAATCCCACCAAAATCAGTGGGACTTGGCGTGGAAATAGCATCCGTCCATAGAGATGATGTGAAATTCCTGTGCGTAGAAATCATCCTAAGGTGGTGTTCTTCCCTCTTCTCTGACCTTTCTGGACTAAAAGTGTGGAGCAGGGTGGGATGTTTTTCTCAGAGTAGACCTAAAACTAAGGAACTAAAACTAGGGAAGCAGAAGGTGTTTGGGACCTTTTCCACTACAAGCCATACCGCCCATGCAAATAGTGCACCTCATGCAAAAGAGTTGGCCAAGGCTGCTTCTGTAGCAGCTGGAATTAACCGTGCAAGAAAAACTCATTGCCAGCCCTCTGGGTGAGGGGGGGTTAGAGCTGAAGTAATGTTCATGCCTTGATTAATCCCACCTCAGTGCacactctgttttttttcaaggCTGAGCCTCCTTTGACATATTGTTACTtaaaagaggctgaggaatacTCTGAGGCTTACACATAGCAGTGTCGGACGTTCTGGATAATGCCATACTGGAGAGATGAATGATAATAACGGCTGAGGTTGGTGAACGCTCCCCAGCAAGTCCTCAGTTTAAGCAATTCCTTAGCATGCAGACTGGGAGGATTTTGTGGTCTAAAGGCAACTCTGTACATCAGGTGCAGTAGCTAGATGATGACACTGGAGGTGAAATATGTGATTTTGTGTCAAACAGCAGGAGCTGTTACTG
This genomic interval from Calonectris borealis chromosome 1, bCalBor7.hap1.2, whole genome shotgun sequence contains the following:
- the CLIC6 gene encoding chloride intracellular channel protein 6 gives rise to the protein MAESPGRPGAPPPEGSDLPREAGDEEAAAAAGEPQPGVSLEGAAEALDGHPPGEAPRLSAEAAAVPPGDSDGTGSGFSGGAAETLGGPGTGQQAPAGAEQRDPAGGDPAGEELPGGEPAAGVDAPEGSAPARADPEEAAEAPAGMEPEEEAPSGADPKEAVREEAPSGTDLEEAEATAPAGTDPEEALRQAVPEGTDPEDAAATAAAGTDPEDAVQEAAPVGTDPEEALRQAVPAGTDPEEAAATAPAGADPEDAVREAAPAGAAPEDAVREAAPAGTDPEDAVRKAAPAGAAPEDAVREAAPAGTDPEDAVREAAPAGTDPEDAVREAAPAGTNPEDAVREAAPAGTDPEDAVREAAPAGTDPEDAVREAAPAGTDPEDAVREAAPAGTVPEEAAAPAGSEVAPESRGEAETAEPAGGEADGGRRSPGGPDGEDGAEMPGVERGAGAPPVAGAGSAAPGSAEGGAAAGQRGGSADPEGGEWDEAGRSLNGVRGRAEDEEDETGSPAALEEEEEDEEKQEHDISLFVKAGSDGESIGNCPFSQRLFMILWLKGVIFNVTTVDLKRKPADLQNLAPGTNPPFMTFDGEVKTDVNKIEEFLEEKLAPPRYPKLAPNHPESNSAGNDVFAKFSAFIKNPRKDANENLEKSLLKALRKLDNYLNSPLPDEIDAYSTEEITVSSRKFLDGDELTLADCNLLPKLHIIKVVAKKYRNFDFPPEMTGISRYLNNAYARDEFTNTCPADQEIEYAYLDVAKRMK